GGCTTTACTAAAGAAGAGGGAACAACAGAAAGCCCTGTTTCCTCAGGAAATGTATTCTCAAAGGAGGCTTTGAAAAATCAGAATCCCGGCAAGTTAGCCTTTGAATCCGGTCTCACCGAGATAGATATGAAGATTGATTCCCTGTATCATAATGAAAGAAAGGAATTAATGAAAGACTATGCCGCAGCTTCCAAAGGATCCGACGCGAAGGAAATGAATAAGGTGGAAAAGAAGCTTGAAAATTACAGGGCAAAAGAAAGTAACACGCGGGATTTTCTAAAGAAAATTTACAACAGGAAAATAGCAAAACATATTGCAGACAAATCCAGGGATTACCAGCGTAAAATTTCCGATTCCATTAAAAATAAAAATCATGATAAACCTGTTGATCAGGGAATTGTAAAAAGTATCTGGAGAAAAAAGCAGGTGTTAATGGAAGATTCTCTTGGAAGGCTTTATGGAACTTTAGAAAGTGCGGAACCCCATTTTTCATCCGGTCAAAATGCAGATACAAAAGGAAGTTTGGGTGATGAAAGCACACCATCGAAAGACATTTCATTCTCCGAGATTGTTTGGCTGATCATTCTGATTATCGGAAGTGTAGGACTTTATTCTTATTTCTTCCGGAAGAAAACCTTGAATATCGGAGGCGATAATGTACCCGGTGGTATTAAAATATTCCTGGTTCTTATTTTGATAGGAATGCTGATTTATCTTTTTTATCCGTTGATCGGGATGTACGGGTATAACTGGTTTGTATGGTTCCTGGTTATTTGTGTCATCTTATTGGTATATCGTTTATTCAGCGAGGACAAAACCATTTTAAAATCCGATAAAGATGAATAAGCAGAAGTTTATAGATAAATTTATCAGAGCATTTTTAATACTGGTACTTCTTAAAGTGCTGGGGCTTGTAGCGCAACTTTTTCATCAGAGTTTCTGGAGTGTATTGGGCACCTTGGGTATTTTTATCGCGGTGGCTATCATAATTTTTGTGGTAATGATCAGCCTGAAGGATAAAGAAAAAAATGATCAACGTTCCGGAAGGCGAGGAAATTC
The sequence above is drawn from the Chryseobacterium daecheongense genome and encodes:
- a CDS encoding APC family permease, which translates into the protein MELRIKPFPKNDYPRKGLLIRSSSPSVWLSEMDALGIDLDQVMTFAIPSNEPNILYGCFIVFNNEAPREVGRNSYFQCIDEVLFIPEYTTFYPKVTPEDWLHIDSQFLIIHPEFGMVKLREEIDWTALLEQPQKNGSSVSKPLNGVYIPKEIKSFAVEIDDEKMMESLQTSTTEEEWMKNLPFDLKKVMAGNKKEIEKYLKYIEKYPDRAVDLGVPLDIMGTSRGDGSGKFRFNNNWLSRLWGGNGANGKQRDYRWVLLALWIIIIVGRIMIGFTKEEGTTESPVSSGNVFSKEALKNQNPGKLAFESGLTEIDMKIDSLYHNERKELMKDYAAASKGSDAKEMNKVEKKLENYRAKESNTRDFLKKIYNRKIAKHIADKSRDYQRKISDSIKNKNHDKPVDQGIVKSIWRKKQVLMEDSLGRLYGTLESAEPHFSSGQNADTKGSLGDESTPSKDISFSEIVWLIILIIGSVGLYSYFFRKKTLNIGGDNVPGGIKIFLVLILIGMLIYLFYPLIGMYGYNWFVWFLVICVILLVYRLFSEDKTILKSDKDE